In Xanthomonas sp. SI, the following are encoded in one genomic region:
- a CDS encoding DUF4189 domain-containing protein, with protein sequence MRKFIAVFLFALGYFAGGAVAQTACPVGTAAGSATCGPSVSYVEPPPPQPAGEWDSRFGAVAADMSTSGNTGVAANKTSKEDAINDALEKCRSLGSANCGIVMSYSNQCVAILAPSVNGVERGGSPVTRPGKNVKAATAIAEKDCKKANKSSECSVIYSACSMPVFRRY encoded by the coding sequence ATGAGAAAATTTATTGCGGTTTTTTTATTTGCCTTAGGTTATTTTGCTGGAGGTGCAGTAGCGCAAACTGCATGTCCGGTCGGCACGGCAGCAGGCAGTGCAACATGTGGGCCTTCAGTTAGCTATGTAGAACCTCCGCCCCCTCAGCCTGCTGGAGAATGGGACAGTAGATTCGGTGCTGTTGCCGCAGATATGTCTACTTCGGGAAATACAGGAGTGGCCGCCAACAAGACTTCGAAAGAAGACGCCATCAATGATGCCTTGGAAAAATGCCGGTCTTTGGGTAGCGCGAACTGCGGCATTGTGATGTCATATTCTAATCAGTGCGTCGCCATACTTGCGCCCTCGGTGAATGGGGTTGAGCGTGGTGGTTCTCCTGTGACTCGACCAGGAAAAAATGTAAAAGCCGCAACTGCAATAGCTGAAAAGGATTGCAAGAAAGCCAATAAATCTTCAGAATGTTCTGTGATTTATTCAGCTTGTAGTATGCCTGTATTTCGCCGCTATTAG
- a CDS encoding TrbC/VirB2 family protein: MSKKSEMTTGAKMAGMAALKAAIFVGSLLVAGAAMATGATDYAGTDGKVCGFLTKTNNLLNMGSIAVVTIAVIIAGYQIAFAHKRISEVASILIGGLIIGTAGQLAKMLIGDTGSTCSATTMNLVQQALQHYA, encoded by the coding sequence ATGTCTAAGAAGAGCGAAATGACCACGGGCGCCAAGATGGCCGGCATGGCCGCGCTGAAGGCCGCCATTTTCGTAGGTTCGTTGCTGGTCGCCGGTGCGGCGATGGCGACGGGCGCGACCGATTACGCCGGTACCGACGGCAAGGTCTGCGGCTTCCTCACCAAGACCAACAATCTGCTCAACATGGGCTCGATCGCGGTCGTGACCATCGCCGTCATCATCGCCGGCTACCAGATCGCGTTCGCGCACAAGCGCATTTCGGAGGTGGCGTCGATCCTGATCGGTGGCCTCATCATCGGAACCGCGGGACAACTGGCCAAAATGCTGATCGGCGATACCGGTTCCACCTGCTCGGCCACGACCATGAATCTCGTCCAGCAGGCGCTGCAGCACTATGCATAA
- the virB11 gene encoding P-type DNA transfer ATPase VirB11, which yields MTLDDSPTAQISSDFLDYQYSVLGILDYLNSPEVTEICINRPGELYLETLRGWQKLDIPSLTFDRARQFCTAVVNESNTGQRITDTDPVVSLTFPTGQRAQFVIPPACDAGKVSITIRLPSKHTKTLEQYQEDGFFKEILEQEAGIGEQDHELLELRRQRNYSEFFKKAVLFKKNVVVAGATGSGKTTFMKSLVNHIPNEERLVTIEDARELFISQPNTVHLLYSKGGQSASNVTAKSCMEACLRMKPDRIILAELRGDESFYFIRNCASGHPGSITSCHAGSIGQTWDQLALMVKASAEGSGLEFSVIKRLLMMTIDIVVHIKSHAGRRYITGIDFDPERTLHGSK from the coding sequence GTGACGCTCGACGATTCACCGACCGCGCAGATATCTTCGGATTTCCTGGATTACCAGTACTCGGTGCTGGGCATCCTGGATTATCTGAATTCGCCGGAAGTGACGGAAATCTGCATCAACCGCCCCGGTGAGCTGTACCTGGAAACGCTGCGCGGTTGGCAGAAACTCGATATTCCGTCGCTGACCTTCGATCGTGCGCGCCAGTTCTGCACCGCGGTGGTCAACGAGAGCAATACGGGTCAGCGCATTACCGATACCGATCCGGTCGTGTCGCTTACGTTTCCGACCGGGCAGCGCGCGCAGTTCGTCATTCCGCCTGCGTGCGACGCGGGCAAGGTGTCGATCACAATCCGGTTGCCGTCCAAGCACACCAAGACCCTGGAGCAGTACCAGGAGGACGGTTTCTTCAAGGAGATCCTCGAGCAGGAAGCGGGCATCGGCGAGCAGGATCACGAACTACTGGAACTGCGCAGGCAGCGTAATTATTCGGAGTTCTTCAAGAAGGCCGTGCTGTTCAAGAAGAACGTCGTCGTCGCCGGCGCCACCGGTAGCGGCAAGACCACGTTCATGAAGTCGCTTGTGAACCATATTCCCAACGAAGAGCGCCTGGTCACGATCGAGGACGCGCGCGAGTTGTTCATCAGCCAGCCCAATACCGTGCATTTGCTCTACTCGAAAGGTGGACAAAGTGCCAGTAACGTGACGGCGAAAAGCTGCATGGAGGCTTGCCTGCGCATGAAGCCCGATCGCATCATCCTGGCGGAGTTGCGTGGCGACGAATCGTTCTACTTCATCAGAAACTGCGCATCCGGCCATCCGGGTTCGATTACCAGTTGCCACGCAGGCAGCATCGGCCAGACCTGGGATCAGCTCGCGTTGATGGTCAAGGCATCGGCCGAGGGTTCGGGGCTTGAGTTCTCGGTGATCAAGCGCCTGCTGATGATGACGATCGATATCGTTGTGCATATTAAGTCGCATGCGGGGCGTCGCTATATCACGGGTATCGATTTCGATCCGGAGCGGACCCTTCATGGAAGCAAGTGA
- a CDS encoding type IV secretion system protein, which produces MFGKKPVESESVNKAVAKAVNYEISIADLARRSERRAWWVAFGAIVMCLLLGGGYYYMLPLKEKTPYLVMADAYTGTATVAVLQNTGDVRNITASEALARSNVSRFITARESYDFEMMGLNDWNTVFAMSEKDGAVANEYRALHSQNNPSAPYFIYGKVRSIRVNILSITLQGGAGKPYTGANVRFQRSIYDKKSGQTTLLDNRFAIMGFRYNGNLAMSDNLRVENPLGFQVTDYRVDTDYASIPAPPPAALQAPAVQAAPVGQAMPAGQQQVMPGQVPGQPMAQPGAPGVNGTVPAQQQAPVMNAAGVPVYPGTQPTQAAPVPNAAPQNNGNGANVR; this is translated from the coding sequence ATGTTCGGTAAAAAACCAGTTGAGAGCGAAAGCGTCAACAAGGCGGTTGCAAAGGCTGTCAACTACGAGATCAGCATCGCTGATCTGGCGCGGCGCAGCGAGCGCCGTGCATGGTGGGTCGCGTTCGGCGCGATCGTCATGTGCCTGCTGCTGGGCGGTGGCTATTACTACATGCTGCCGTTGAAGGAGAAGACCCCGTACCTGGTGATGGCCGATGCCTACACCGGCACTGCAACCGTCGCTGTCCTGCAGAATACCGGCGATGTGCGCAACATCACTGCAAGCGAGGCGCTGGCCAGAAGCAATGTGTCGCGCTTCATCACCGCTCGCGAATCCTACGATTTCGAGATGATGGGGCTCAACGACTGGAACACCGTCTTTGCGATGTCGGAGAAAGATGGCGCGGTTGCCAACGAGTATCGGGCGCTGCATTCGCAGAACAATCCGTCGGCGCCTTATTTCATCTATGGCAAGGTCAGGTCCATCCGCGTAAACATCCTGAGCATCACCTTGCAGGGGGGCGCCGGTAAGCCCTATACCGGGGCCAATGTCCGCTTCCAGCGCAGCATCTACGACAAGAAGTCGGGGCAGACCACGCTGCTGGACAATCGGTTCGCGATCATGGGGTTCCGCTATAACGGCAATCTGGCCATGTCCGATAACCTGCGAGTAGAGAATCCGCTGGGTTTTCAGGTGACCGATTACCGCGTCGACACGGACTATGCCTCGATTCCTGCACCGCCGCCGGCGGCGCTGCAGGCGCCGGCAGTGCAGGCGGCACCCGTCGGCCAGGCCATGCCCGCAGGCCAGCAGCAGGTCATGCCAGGTCAGGTGCCGGGCCAGCCGATGGCGCAACCTGGTGCGCCGGGTGTCAATGGAACGGTACCCGCTCAGCAGCAGGCTCCGGTAATGAACGCTGCCGGCGTGCCTGTGTATCCGGGCACACAGCCCACCCAGGCAGCGCCCGTGCCCAACGCTGCACCTCAGAACAATGGCAATGGAGCGAACGTTAGATGA
- a CDS encoding lytic transglycosylase domain-containing protein, producing MELLSCPEMAVPAEVMQHVVRVESSHNPFAIGVVGGRLVRQPQNLSEAVATARMLEDKGYNFSLGLGQVNRYNLLKYGLDSYEKAFKTCPNLQAASRILAECYGRSGGNWGKSFSCYYSGNFETGYKHGYVQKVYASINQGRALAVASADAIAVVPNGAGRPAQAAKASVVREIDSVVSRRIAGANQLANGLAAQVQPYPAAAAAPAQVHPAAQLSSAASNASAVRMGQAAETDAELYVIRPTSAGKGVAVPAGGGADPASQASVARGSALGGSAEPAVPSLNSPPLAPGDGAFVF from the coding sequence ATGGAACTACTGAGCTGTCCCGAAATGGCAGTTCCGGCTGAAGTGATGCAGCACGTCGTGCGCGTCGAATCGTCGCACAATCCGTTCGCGATCGGCGTCGTCGGTGGCCGCCTGGTGCGCCAACCGCAGAATCTCTCCGAGGCCGTCGCCACGGCACGGATGCTCGAAGACAAGGGTTACAATTTTTCTCTCGGCCTGGGCCAGGTCAACCGCTACAACCTGCTCAAGTATGGGCTCGATTCGTACGAGAAGGCGTTCAAGACCTGCCCCAACCTGCAGGCGGCCTCACGGATTCTGGCCGAGTGTTATGGCCGCTCCGGCGGAAACTGGGGCAAGTCCTTCAGCTGCTATTACTCGGGCAATTTCGAGACCGGCTACAAGCACGGCTATGTGCAGAAGGTCTACGCTTCCATCAATCAGGGCAGGGCGCTCGCCGTCGCGTCCGCCGATGCCATCGCTGTCGTGCCGAATGGCGCTGGCCGACCTGCCCAGGCCGCCAAGGCATCCGTCGTCCGTGAAATCGACTCGGTCGTCTCGCGCCGCATCGCAGGCGCCAACCAGCTTGCCAACGGTCTGGCTGCCCAGGTCCAACCTTATCCGGCTGCGGCTGCAGCGCCTGCTCAAGTGCATCCAGCAGCGCAGCTTTCCAGTGCAGCGTCGAATGCCTCCGCAGTGCGAATGGGTCAAGCGGCCGAAACCGATGCGGAACTGTATGTAATACGCCCGACAAGCGCCGGCAAAGGAGTGGCGGTGCCTGCTGGTGGCGGAGCCGATCCAGCTTCGCAAGCATCTGTGGCCAGGGGTTCGGCCCTTGGTGGTTCCGCAGAGCCGGCCGTCCCGAGCTTGAATTCGCCACCGCTGGCCCCCGGCGATGGCGCCTTTGTCTTCTAG
- a CDS encoding type IV secretion system protein, translating to MDAALGGALSSFLGNMANYAFFSLINDYLRDEIDIFQWALLQRTTMWMGAIALTVLTLWILLQGYRIATGQARDSAMAMVVTALRATLIIALATSMATGSSKLYWTLTDGLSKEITEVVTGDDASPYDKIDQNLLLMQTALASIDALQAAGNKEQEDDKTRARWFMGLGIAGPGVVAGSMLLLNKIAMALFIGFGPLFIMCLLFNATKQLFSKWLYYGIGTVFSLSVLSVMVAITTKVVGAVALAFVTKWAANGWSLSGEGISSMSLQQGGLGLVMTTLVVTAPPMAAAFFQGVLGQFSPYSAMGAGGGAVPAGPGGAYVPRQTQGASDLGQAQAQNNGVGTNPVNTHGSRVAGSDGPDLNYNNRNMGLAGKKPGGDVG from the coding sequence ATGGATGCCGCACTTGGCGGGGCGCTCAGCTCCTTTCTTGGCAACATGGCCAACTATGCGTTCTTTTCGCTGATCAATGATTATTTGCGCGACGAGATCGACATCTTCCAGTGGGCGCTTCTGCAGCGCACAACGATGTGGATGGGTGCCATCGCGTTGACCGTGCTGACCTTGTGGATCCTGTTGCAGGGGTATCGCATTGCGACGGGCCAGGCGCGCGATTCGGCGATGGCGATGGTGGTGACGGCGCTGCGCGCCACGTTGATCATCGCCTTGGCAACAAGCATGGCGACTGGCTCCTCCAAACTGTACTGGACGCTGACCGACGGACTGAGCAAGGAGATCACCGAGGTGGTCACCGGTGATGACGCCAGTCCTTACGACAAGATCGACCAGAACCTTCTGCTCATGCAGACGGCATTGGCGAGTATCGATGCGTTGCAAGCGGCCGGCAACAAGGAGCAGGAGGACGACAAGACCCGCGCGCGCTGGTTCATGGGCCTGGGCATCGCCGGACCGGGCGTGGTCGCCGGTTCGATGCTGCTGCTGAACAAGATCGCGATGGCGCTGTTCATTGGTTTTGGGCCGCTGTTCATCATGTGTCTGCTATTCAATGCCACGAAACAGCTCTTCAGCAAATGGCTGTATTACGGAATCGGTACGGTTTTTTCATTGTCGGTATTGAGCGTGATGGTCGCGATCACCACCAAAGTGGTGGGGGCGGTGGCTTTGGCATTCGTTACCAAATGGGCTGCAAATGGTTGGAGTCTTTCCGGCGAGGGCATCAGCAGCATGTCGCTGCAGCAAGGAGGGTTGGGCTTGGTGATGACGACACTGGTTGTGACTGCGCCCCCGATGGCGGCTGCGTTCTTCCAAGGCGTGCTCGGCCAGTTCAGCCCGTACTCGGCGATGGGTGCTGGTGGTGGCGCGGTGCCAGCGGGGCCAGGGGGGGCTTATGTACCTCGCCAAACGCAAGGTGCCTCGGATCTTGGGCAGGCACAAGCTCAAAATAATGGCGTAGGTACTAATCCAGTTAATACTCATGGGAGCCGAGTTGCGGGCTCCGATGGTCCAGATCTTAATTATAATAATAGAAATATGGGGTTGGCTGGAAAGAAACCAGGTGGTGATGTTGGGTAA
- a CDS encoding TrbI/VirB10 family protein, translating to MNSNIPPSDENNGHNEGQPPRSPQGGDVGKENPYFARQQQTADPDLDANEPVLRSSELQKLNRKALLFLGGIALLLIVAIFWLVGGNDSKEPPPKPRQEAVVAPALPQTAAPLPAEPVPLAQEQTLPPLPPMPTDNDIRTAPAAQQERGPSLLERRMAGMQDPAQVGGGQQGFGGILPPGAQQPGAGQGQEQETSAKPIANPDGLLVRGTYIRCVLETRIISDFAGFTSCIITEPVYSINGRRLLLPKGSKLLGKYDSVEPTGPRMEVIWDRITTPTGIDVSLMGPGIDNLGSSGHPGKYNAHWASRISSALMISMLSDAFKWAAAENGPKTTTVGLNSGLVTEQPFESNTARAVQRMADQALERSGRRPATVTINQGTVVSVYVAKDVDFSAVLTR from the coding sequence GTGAACTCAAACATACCTCCGTCTGACGAAAATAACGGCCACAACGAGGGCCAGCCTCCTCGTTCTCCGCAAGGCGGGGATGTGGGCAAGGAAAATCCCTACTTCGCCCGGCAACAACAAACGGCGGATCCCGACCTCGATGCCAACGAACCGGTTCTGAGGTCCAGCGAGCTGCAGAAGCTCAACCGGAAGGCGCTGCTGTTCCTGGGCGGCATCGCGTTGCTGCTGATCGTGGCCATCTTCTGGCTGGTCGGCGGAAACGACTCGAAAGAGCCGCCGCCGAAGCCGCGCCAGGAAGCCGTGGTGGCGCCTGCGCTTCCGCAGACAGCGGCGCCGTTGCCGGCCGAACCTGTGCCTTTGGCGCAGGAGCAGACCCTGCCGCCGTTGCCGCCGATGCCTACGGATAACGACATCCGTACCGCGCCTGCTGCGCAACAGGAACGCGGTCCGTCGCTGCTCGAGCGACGCATGGCGGGGATGCAGGATCCGGCGCAGGTAGGCGGCGGTCAGCAAGGGTTTGGCGGGATACTGCCTCCTGGCGCGCAGCAGCCCGGCGCCGGCCAGGGGCAGGAACAGGAGACCTCGGCGAAGCCGATCGCCAACCCTGATGGCCTGCTGGTGCGCGGCACCTATATCCGGTGCGTGCTCGAGACGCGGATCATCAGCGATTTCGCGGGCTTCACCTCCTGCATCATCACCGAGCCGGTCTACTCCATCAACGGCAGGCGTTTGCTGTTGCCGAAGGGCTCCAAGCTGTTGGGTAAATACGATTCGGTCGAACCGACCGGGCCGCGCATGGAGGTCATCTGGGATCGGATCACCACGCCCACCGGTATCGACGTGTCGCTGATGGGGCCTGGTATCGACAATCTCGGCAGTTCAGGCCATCCGGGCAAGTACAACGCGCATTGGGCCAGCCGTATCTCTTCCGCCCTGATGATCAGCATGCTCAGCGATGCGTTCAAATGGGCGGCAGCCGAAAATGGTCCGAAGACCACGACGGTCGGTCTCAACTCTGGCCTGGTGACCGAGCAGCCATTTGAGAGCAACACGGCGCGCGCGGTGCAGCGCATGGCCGACCAGGCGCTGGAGCGTTCGGGACGCCGTCCTGCCACGGTGACGATCAACCAAGGCACCGTGGTCAGCGTCTATGTCGCCAAAGACGTCGATTTCTCTGCCGTGCTCACCCGCTGA
- a CDS encoding VirB3 family type IV secretion system protein, with the protein MHKNVLFRGCTRPAMFMGVPYIPFFIGAGGGLLAGMYFDLWYLLSIPVIIFGLQQMTKRDEMIFRMLGLRWLFRMRVRNLQRYSGAWVFSPNEYRRNVPGAKR; encoded by the coding sequence ATGCATAAAAACGTACTTTTCCGTGGCTGCACGCGCCCCGCCATGTTCATGGGGGTGCCCTACATCCCCTTTTTCATCGGCGCAGGTGGCGGCTTGCTGGCGGGAATGTACTTCGACCTTTGGTATCTGTTGTCGATCCCGGTGATTATCTTTGGGTTGCAGCAGATGACCAAGCGTGACGAGATGATATTCAGGATGCTTGGGCTGCGTTGGTTGTTCAGGATGCGTGTGCGCAACCTGCAGCGCTACTCCGGCGCCTGGGTGTTTTCTCCCAACGAATATCGGAGAAACGTGCCTGGCGCCAAGCGGTAA
- a CDS encoding TrbG/VirB9 family P-type conjugative transfer protein — protein MSFMTKNGSARLALAALALVAPLASAQVVQQYEYEADKIYQVRTGLGITTQVELSPNEKILDYSTGFTSGWELSRRENVFYLKPKNVDVDTNMMIRTATHSYILELKVVATDWQRLEQAKQAGVQYKVTFVYPKDTSFAAASEEVKDESQIDTRLSKDRHYYFDYDYSTRSKQTWIVPNSVYDDGKFTYIKMDLTRFPTGNFPAVFAREKENDEDFLVNTTVEGNTLIVHGTYPFLVVRHGKNVVGLRRNKQK, from the coding sequence ATGAGTTTCATGACTAAAAACGGCTCAGCGCGTCTGGCGCTGGCGGCCCTGGCTTTGGTTGCGCCGCTCGCGTCCGCTCAGGTTGTCCAGCAATACGAGTACGAAGCGGACAAGATCTACCAGGTGCGTACCGGACTCGGCATCACCACGCAGGTCGAGCTGAGTCCGAACGAAAAGATCCTCGATTACAGCACTGGTTTCACCAGTGGCTGGGAGTTGAGTCGTCGCGAGAACGTCTTCTATCTGAAGCCGAAGAACGTCGACGTCGACACCAATATGATGATCCGCACCGCGACCCATTCCTACATTCTGGAATTGAAGGTCGTGGCGACCGATTGGCAGCGGCTTGAGCAAGCCAAGCAGGCCGGCGTCCAGTACAAGGTGACCTTCGTCTATCCAAAGGACACCAGCTTCGCTGCTGCCAGCGAAGAAGTGAAGGACGAGTCGCAGATCGATACCAGGCTGTCCAAGGACAGGCACTACTACTTCGATTACGACTATTCGACGCGCTCGAAGCAGACCTGGATCGTGCCCAACAGCGTGTACGACGACGGCAAGTTCACCTATATCAAGATGGATCTCACCAGGTTCCCCACCGGCAATTTCCCAGCCGTGTTTGCGCGCGAAAAGGAAAATGACGAGGACTTCTTGGTCAACACGACGGTCGAGGGCAATACGCTGATCGTCCACGGGACCTATCCTTTCCTGGTTGTTCGCCACGGCAAGAACGTTGTCGGCTTGCGTAGGAATAAGCAAAAGTGA
- a CDS encoding VirB4 family type IV secretion/conjugal transfer ATPase, translating to MFIPDTSISEFIPVSTHVAPSVLKTTGGDYMLTWHLGGLPFVGREEWEIEHRHNTFNRMLQTLRAPDFANVAFWVHDVRRRRRIKSRGKFQQTFNQELSDQYYSALSSQKIMQNELYLTMLYRPVVTGKRLMEKSANLAQLQSEQDQSIAKVVELAGNVEAVLKDYSPYRLSMYEASNGVVFSEALEFFGYLINRIDEPVPVLQAPVPAYLPVSKHMFANKTGDFVIKTPEGTNHFGSILNIKEYTDGTYPGILNGLKYLDFEYVVTHSFSPMGRHDALKVLDRTKGMMISSGDKAVSQIHELDLAMDQLSSGNFVLGEYHFTIAVYADTQEKLSQQIATTRAELSNAGFVSSKEDLAIASSFYSQLPGNWRYRTRLANVSSLNFLGLSPLHNFAQGKRDNNPWGECVTTLQTTNGQPYYFNFHATHPAENSLGEKAIANTMVIGKSGTGKTALINFLLSQVQKFDPIPTIFFFDKDRGAEIFVRACGGNYLALENGRPTGFNPFQCERSEANVQFLADLIKVLAGKAEYSSRDDEDIFRAVEGMLDTPMQLRSMTNFRKSLPNMGDDGLYARMRKWTAGNSLGWVFDNPVDTINLEKASIIGFDYTDVIDNPEVRVPVINYLLHRLEALIDGRPLIYVMDEFWKILDGKGGLKEFAKNKQKTIRKQNGLGIFATQSPEDALASDISAALVEQTATMILLPNPNASKEDYMEGLKLTEAEYQVVVNLDERSRCFLVKQGHGSSVCQLNLRGMDDALSVISASTDNIEIMHQVLEQKAAEHGVTQDELRPEQWLSEFYAKRKGSGKSATRPSASDSKGTAALA from the coding sequence ATGTTCATCCCAGACACTTCGATCAGCGAGTTCATTCCCGTCTCTACGCATGTAGCACCATCGGTGCTCAAGACGACGGGTGGGGACTACATGTTGACCTGGCATCTGGGCGGGCTGCCTTTCGTCGGCCGCGAAGAGTGGGAAATCGAGCACCGCCACAACACCTTCAACCGCATGCTTCAGACCTTGCGCGCTCCCGACTTCGCCAACGTGGCCTTCTGGGTGCACGACGTGCGGCGTCGCCGGCGCATCAAGTCCCGCGGCAAGTTTCAGCAGACGTTCAACCAAGAGTTGTCGGATCAGTACTACAGCGCGCTCTCGTCGCAGAAAATCATGCAGAACGAGCTGTATCTGACCATGCTGTATCGTCCGGTGGTCACCGGGAAGCGCTTGATGGAAAAGTCGGCCAACCTGGCGCAGCTGCAGTCCGAGCAGGATCAGTCCATTGCCAAGGTCGTGGAGCTGGCCGGCAACGTCGAGGCCGTGCTCAAGGACTACTCGCCCTACCGGCTGAGCATGTACGAGGCCAGCAACGGCGTCGTCTTTTCCGAAGCGCTGGAATTCTTCGGCTATCTGATCAACCGGATCGACGAGCCGGTGCCGGTCCTGCAGGCGCCGGTGCCTGCATACCTGCCGGTGAGCAAGCATATGTTCGCCAACAAGACCGGCGACTTCGTCATCAAGACACCCGAAGGCACCAATCATTTCGGTTCCATCCTGAATATCAAGGAATACACCGACGGTACCTATCCAGGCATCCTGAACGGACTGAAGTACCTCGATTTCGAATACGTGGTGACGCATTCCTTCAGCCCAATGGGGCGTCACGATGCGCTGAAGGTTCTGGATCGGACCAAGGGCATGATGATCTCGTCCGGCGACAAGGCGGTCAGTCAGATCCATGAGCTGGACCTGGCGATGGATCAGCTGTCGTCGGGCAATTTCGTGCTCGGCGAGTACCACTTCACCATTGCGGTCTACGCCGATACCCAGGAGAAGCTGTCGCAACAGATCGCGACTACGCGCGCCGAGCTGTCCAATGCCGGCTTCGTCTCTTCGAAGGAAGACCTGGCCATCGCCTCGTCGTTCTATTCGCAGCTTCCCGGCAACTGGCGCTATCGCACGCGTCTGGCGAACGTGAGTTCGTTGAACTTCCTGGGCCTGTCGCCGTTGCACAACTTCGCGCAGGGCAAGCGCGACAACAATCCGTGGGGCGAATGCGTCACCACGCTGCAGACCACCAACGGCCAGCCGTACTACTTCAATTTCCATGCGACGCACCCTGCGGAGAATTCGCTGGGCGAAAAGGCGATCGCCAATACGATGGTCATCGGCAAGTCCGGTACCGGCAAGACGGCATTGATCAACTTCCTGCTAAGCCAGGTGCAAAAGTTCGATCCGATCCCGACGATCTTCTTCTTCGACAAGGACCGTGGCGCCGAGATCTTCGTTCGCGCCTGTGGAGGTAATTATCTCGCCCTGGAGAATGGTCGCCCCACCGGCTTCAATCCGTTTCAGTGCGAGCGCAGCGAAGCCAACGTGCAGTTCCTGGCGGACCTGATCAAGGTGCTTGCCGGCAAGGCCGAGTACAGCTCACGCGACGACGAAGACATCTTCCGTGCCGTCGAGGGCATGCTGGATACGCCGATGCAGCTGCGCAGCATGACCAATTTCCGCAAGAGCCTGCCCAACATGGGCGACGACGGCCTCTATGCGCGCATGCGCAAATGGACCGCAGGCAACTCGTTGGGCTGGGTGTTCGACAATCCGGTCGACACCATCAACCTGGAAAAGGCCAGCATCATCGGCTTCGACTACACCGACGTCATCGACAACCCGGAAGTGCGCGTGCCGGTCATCAACTACCTGCTGCACCGGCTCGAGGCACTGATCGACGGGCGTCCCCTGATCTATGTGATGGACGAGTTCTGGAAGATCCTGGACGGCAAGGGCGGCCTCAAGGAATTCGCGAAGAACAAGCAGAAGACCATCCGTAAGCAGAACGGCCTGGGCATCTTCGCTACCCAGAGTCCGGAAGATGCGTTGGCCAGCGACATTTCCGCGGCGCTGGTCGAGCAGACCGCCACGATGATCCTGCTGCCCAACCCGAATGCGAGCAAGGAAGACTACATGGAGGGCCTCAAGCTGACCGAGGCCGAGTACCAGGTGGTCGTCAATCTGGACGAGCGCTCGCGTTGCTTCCTGGTCAAGCAAGGCCATGGCTCGTCGGTATGCCAGCTCAACCTGCGCGGCATGGACGACGCGCTGTCGGTCATTTCGGCATCCACCGACAACATCGAGATCATGCACCAGGTGCTCGAGCAGAAAGCGGCCGAGCACGGGGTGACGCAGGATGAGTTGCGGCCCGAGCAATGGCTCAGCGAGTTCTATGCTAAGCGCAAGGGATCCGGCAAGTCCGCGACCAGGCCTTCGGCATCGGACAGCAAGGGCACCGCGGCGCTCGCTTGA